The Argentina anserina chromosome 3, drPotAnse1.1, whole genome shotgun sequence genome includes a region encoding these proteins:
- the LOC126789531 gene encoding proteasome subunit alpha type-4 encodes MSRRYDSRTTIFSPEGRLYQVEYAMEAIGNAGTAIGILSKDGVVLVGEKKVTSKLLQTSTSTEKMYKIDDHVACAVAGIMSDANILINTARVQAQRYTFNYQEPMPVEQLVQSLCDTKQGYTQFGGLRPFGVSFLFAGWDKNYGFQLYMSDPSGNYGGWKAAAIGANNQAAQSMLKQDYKDDITREEAVELALKVLSKTMDSTSLTSDKLELAEVFVLPSGKVKYQVVSADALSKLLIKSGVTQPAAEAT; translated from the coding sequence ATGTCTCGAAGGTATGATAGCCGTACGACAATCTTCTCCCCTGAAGGTCGGCTCTACCAGGTTGAGTATGCCATGGAAGCCATTGGAAATGCAGGAACTGCAATCGGGATATTGtcaaaagatggagttgtGTTAGTAGGTGAAAAGAAGGTGACTTCCAAGCTCCTCCAGACCTCTACATCAACTGAGAAGATGTACAAGATTGATGACCATGTTGCATGTGCTGTGGCCGGAATAATGTCTGATGCCAACATCCTTATCAACACTGCCAGGGTTCAAGCACAGCGCTATACATTTAATTACCAGGAGCCAATGCCCGTTGAACAACTAGTCCAATCTCTCTGTGACACCAAACAAGGCTACACACAGTTTGGTGGGCTCCGTCCATTTGGAGTTTCATTTCTATTTGCAGGCTGGGACAAGAACTATGGTTTCCAGCTTTACATGAGTGACCCAAGTGGAAACTATGGTGGTTGGAAGGCTGCAGCTATTGGGGCAAACAACCAGGCAGCACAGTCAATGCTTAAGCAGGACTACAAGGACGATATAACAAGAGAAGAGGCCGTTGAGCTTGCACTAAAGGTTCTCAGTAAGACAATGGACAGCACTAGTCTGACCTCAGACAAGCTTGAATTGGCTGAAGTGTTCGTATTGCCTTCTGGTAAGGTGAAGTACCAGGTTGTCTCAGCGGATGCACTGAGCAAACTCTTGATCAAGAGTGGAGTGACTCAACCCGCTGCAGAGGCTACTTAA
- the LOC126789530 gene encoding uncharacterized protein LOC126789530: MSLLSKLRCITVDVTGTLIAYKGELGDYYCMAAKSVGQPCPDYKRMHEGFKLAYKEMASKYPCFGHAAKMPNIIWWKTCVKDSFIRAGYHYDEETFEKVFRRIYASFGSAAPYSLFPDSKPFLRWVSEQGLKVGLVSNAEYRYQDVILPAFGLNQGSEWDFGVFSGIEGVEKPDPRIYEIALSRAGNLKPEEVLHIGDSMRKDYVPATSIGMHGLLLDRFKTSDAEESRKSGAVVLPDLEAVKEWLTSEKSAR, from the exons ATGTCATTGTTGTCAAAGTTGCGGTGCATCACAGTCGATGTCACTGGTACATTGATAGCCTACAAGGGGGAGCTTGGTGACTACTATTGCATGGCAGCCAAATCTGTAGGGCAGCCATGCCCTGACTACAAAAGGATGCATGAGGGCTTCAAACTTGCTTATAAAGAAATGGCCAGCAAATATCCATGTTTTGGGCATGCTGCCAAAATGCCCAACATCATATGGTGGAAAACTTGTGTCAAAGATTCCTTCATCCGA GCAGGATATCATTATGATGAGGAGACATTTGAGAAAGTGTTTCGGCGCATATATGCATCTTTTGGCTCTGCTGCTCCTTATAGCCTATTTCCTGATTCCAAACCATTTTtgagatgggtcagtgagcaaGGTCTTAAGGTTGGACTTGTTAGCAATGCAGAATATCGGTATCAAGATGTCATTCTTCCGGCTTTCGGTTTGAACCAG GGATCTGAATGGGACTTTGGTGTGTTCTCTGGTATTGAAGGCGTGGAGAAACCAGACCCGAGGATTTATGAGATTGCGCTCAGCAGGGCTGGGAACTTAAAACCGGAAGAGGTTCTGCATATAGGGGACAGCATGCGCAAAGACTATGTGCCAGCAACCAGTATTGGGATGCATGGACTGTTATTGGATAGGTTTAAGACATCTGATGCTGAGGAATCGAGGAAATCTGGTGCGGTTGTGCTTCCCGACTTGGAAGCAGTAAAAGAATGGCTTACTTCAGAGAAGTCAGCACGCTGA
- the LOC126789513 gene encoding DNA polymerase eta isoform X1, producing the protein MPVAKPETSDSRVIAHVDMDCFYVQVEQRKNPELRGLPTAVVQYNSWQGGGLIAVSYEARKFGVKRSMRGDESKKVCPEIQLVQVPVARGKADLNTYRNAGSEVVSILSRKGRCERASIDEVYLDLTDAAETMLAEAPPESLEAIEEEALKSHVLGLDNEDGIEAKENVRKWLCQRNADRRDKLLACGALIVAELRLLVLKETEFTCSAGIAHNKMLAKLASGMNKPAQQTVVPLSSVKGLLETLPVKKMKQLGGKLGSCLQNDLGVNTVGDLLQFSEEKLQERYGINTGTWLWNIARGISGEEVEGRLLPKSHGSGKTFPGPQALKTISSVQHWLNELCEDLSERIQLDLDENKRIAHTLVLHATAYKTSDSDSQKKFPSKSCPLRYGAAKIQEDALSLFQAALREYLGLFTAKIQGTQNNQWGITSLSISASKILPIPSGTASITKYFHGYQPSSSRKQSQDNFIEESSPLPPSGNENWEVNVTTPLPFKETTIESAVPNLHHLEEKKDFLNDQNPCCSPKNQGNDEFTQGSLPSSISGSELCSGANQSQVVKHNSRDEPCLKAAMLGFRQEQKRKAVKDKGTSSILKFFKNEDPARVLQKLEHVENTEGAQSRSDHSLDHNQSQLPRERPFEETGTSSAPGSAQRREAWSYNYDEIDPSVIDELPPEIQQELRAWLRPHKRHNVVKRGSSIADYFLPTRNA; encoded by the exons ATGCCAGTGGCGAAACCTGAAACATCAGATTCCAGAGTCATTGCTCATGTCGACATGGACTGCTTCTACGTTCAAG TGGAGCAAAGGAAAAACCCGGAGTTAAGGGGCTTGCCCACGGCTGTGGTGCAGTATAACTCATGGCAGGGTGGGGGTTTGATTGCTGTAAGCTATGAGGCCCGGAAATTTGGTGTGAAACG TTCAATGCGAGGTGATGAGTCAAAGAAAGTCTGCCCAGAAATTCAGCTGGTCCAAGTTCCTGTTGCACGCGGTAAAGCTGACCTGAACACGTACAGGAATGCAGGTTCAGAG gTGGTTTCTATTCTATCAAGGAAGGGTCGATGTGAGAGGGCTTCAATTGATGAAGTGTATCTTGACCTTACTGATGCAGCTGAAACCATGTTAGCTGAAGCTCCTCCAGAAAGCTTGGAAGCAATTGAGGAGGAAGCTCTCAAGTCACATGTTTTGGGTCTTGATAATGAG GACGGTATTGAAGCCAAAGAAAATGTGAGGAAATGGCTTTGCCAAAGAAATGCTGATCGCCGTGATAAGCTGCTAGCTTGTGGGGCTCTCATTGTTGCCGAACTAAGGCTGCTAGTGTTGAAGGAGACGGAATTTACTTGTTCAGCCGGCATTGCTCATAATAAG ATGCTTGCCAAACTTGCAAGTGGTATGAATAAACCTGCACAACAAACTGTGGTGCCGTTATCATCTGTGAAAGGATTGCTAGAAACCTTGCCAGTTAAGAAAAT GAAACAGCTTGGAGGAAAGCTGGGGAGTTGCTTACAAAACGATCTGGGTGTTAACACTGTTGGAGACTTATTGCAATTTTCAGAGGAAAAGCTACAAGAACGTTATGGAATCAATACTGG TACCTGGTTATGGAATATTGCAAGGGGGATAAGTGGGGAAGAAGTTGAGGGGCGCCTTCTCCCCAAGAGCCATGGTTCTGGGAAAACATTTCCTGGACCTCAGGCTTTGAAGACGATTTCATCC GTTCAACACTGGCTTAATGAACTATGTGAAGATCTGAGTGAACGTATTCAATTGGACTTGGATGAAAACAAAAGGATTGCTCATACACTAGTGCTGCATGCCACTGCATACAAG ACTAGTGATTCAGATTCACAGAAGAAGTTCCCTTCTAAGTCTTGTCCCCTAAGGTATGGGGCAGCCAAGATACAAGAGGATGCTCTTAGTCTCTTTCAAGCTGCATTACGTGAGTACTTGGGTTTGTTCACAGCTAAAATTCAAGGAACTCAAAACAACCAATGGGGAATAACATCCCTCTCTATTTCAGCAAGTAAAATTCTTCCTATACCATCA GGAACAGCTTCAATCACGAAATACTTTCATGGTTATCAGCCATCCTCATCCCGAAAGCAGTCACAGGATAATTTCATAGAAGAATCTTCTCCCCTGCCACCTTCAG GTAATGAGAATTGGGAGGTAAATGTGACTACACCACTCCCTTTTAAAGAAACTACCATTGAGTCTGCTGTGCCTAATTTGCATCATCTGGAAGAGAAAAAGGACTTTCTGAATGACCAG AATCCTTGTTGCTCTCCAAAAAATCAGGGAAATGATGAATTTACCCAAGGAAGTTTACCATCATCAATCTCAG GGAGTGAACTCTGCTCGGGAGCGAATCAAAGTCAAGTAGTGAAACATAATTCTCGTGATGAACCTTGCCTTAAAGCTGCAATGCTTGGTTTTAGACAGGAGCAAAAAAGGAAAGCAGTGAAAGACAAG GGAACATCTTCAATATTGAAATTCTTCAAGAACGAAGATCCAGCTCGTGTTCTCCAAAAGCTGGAACATGTTGAAAATACTGAAG GTGCTCAGTCTAGAAGTGACCATTCTCTGGATCACAATCAATCTCAGTTGCCAAGGGAAAGGCCTTTCGAAGAAACTGGGACTTCTAGTGCACCTGGTTCAGCTCAAAGAAGGGAAGCATGGAGTTACAATTATGACGAGATTGACCCCTCTGTCATCGATGAGTTACCACCAGAGATTCAACAAGAACTACGTGCTTGGCTCAGGCCACACAAGCGGCATAATGTAGTGAAACGCGGTTCTAGTATCGCTGATTATTTCCTACCCACAAGGAATGCATAG
- the LOC126789526 gene encoding uncharacterized protein LOC126789526, translating to MENHNKTQLQSFLNHLPPVEFCCVYGSSLHPNRENAKSTMVDCILGVSDPLQWHSENLKLNKDHYASWMALLRGARLVTNVADYIGVGVHFNPFVSWNDKMFKYGVVHMHDLVQDISNWERFYLSGRLQKPVQIISDNVDISTVNSVNLRAAIAAALLLLPSKFTEEDLYAKICSLSYMGDLRMLFAEDRNKVKKIVQGKFELFRSMYKPFIREYETKGLLRYSLSGNPQPVISQDCDLPAAGYLVSSLPPLVRSEMGVKLGGKKRLCDSGRVINEVVIGSRQEAAQCMQTIVKRKVMVSSARQTVSGLLAVGGVNGLRYLGAKMRKAWNSWR from the exons ATGGAGAATCACAACAAAACTCAGCTTCAGAGTTTCCTCAATCATCTTCCTCCTGTTGAGTTCTGCTGTGTTTATGGGTCATCACTGCACCCGAATCGTGAAAATGCCAAG TCAACAATGGTGGATTGCATTCTTGGAGTATCTGATCCCTTACAATGGCATTCTGAG AATCTGAAATTGAACAAGGATCACTATGCCTCTTGGATGGCGCTGCTCAGAGGGGCCAGACTG GTTACAAATGTTGCAGATTACATAGGTGTAGGAGTGCACTTCAATCCTTTTGTTAGCTGGAATGACAAG ATGTTCAAGTATGGGGTTGTCCACATGCATGACTTGGTGCAGGACATATCGAATTGGGAGAGGTTCTACTTGAGTGGCCGATTACAAAAGCCG GTTCAGATAATTTCTGATAATGTGGATATTTCAACTGTAAACTCGGTTAATTTGAGGGCTGCAATAGCTGctgctcttcttcttttgccaTCCAAGTTCACTGAG GAGGATCTGTATGCCAAAATATGCAGCCTCTCATATATGGGTGACTTGCGTATGCTCTTTGCAGAAGACAGAAATAAG GTGAAGAAAATAGTACAAGGGAAATTTGAATTGTTTCGATCTATGTATAAGCCATTTATTCGGGAGTATGAGACTAAAGGGTTGTTGAGATACTCATTGTCCGGAAATCCTCAACCAGTGATTTCCCAG GATTGTGATTTACCAGCAGCTGGATATCTTGTTTCTTCTCTGCCCCCACTGGTCAGAAGCGAAATGGGAGTAAAGCTAGGAGGAAAAAAAAGGCTGTGCGACTCTG GTCGAGTTATTAATGAAGTTGTGATTGGATCAAGACAAGAGGCTGCTCAATGCATGCAGACAATTGTGAAGCGAAAGGTAATGGTCTCAAGTGCAAGACAGACCGTCTCTGGTCTCCTGGCTGTTGGTGGCGTTAATGGTCTGAGATATCTTGGTGCTAAAATGCGCAAAGCATGGAATTCTTGGAGATGA
- the LOC126789513 gene encoding DNA polymerase eta isoform X2 → MQVVSILSRKGRCERASIDEVYLDLTDAAETMLAEAPPESLEAIEEEALKSHVLGLDNEDGIEAKENVRKWLCQRNADRRDKLLACGALIVAELRLLVLKETEFTCSAGIAHNKMLAKLASGMNKPAQQTVVPLSSVKGLLETLPVKKMKQLGGKLGSCLQNDLGVNTVGDLLQFSEEKLQERYGINTGTWLWNIARGISGEEVEGRLLPKSHGSGKTFPGPQALKTISSVQHWLNELCEDLSERIQLDLDENKRIAHTLVLHATAYKTSDSDSQKKFPSKSCPLRYGAAKIQEDALSLFQAALREYLGLFTAKIQGTQNNQWGITSLSISASKILPIPSGTASITKYFHGYQPSSSRKQSQDNFIEESSPLPPSGNENWEVNVTTPLPFKETTIESAVPNLHHLEEKKDFLNDQNPCCSPKNQGNDEFTQGSLPSSISGSELCSGANQSQVVKHNSRDEPCLKAAMLGFRQEQKRKAVKDKGTSSILKFFKNEDPARVLQKLEHVENTEGAQSRSDHSLDHNQSQLPRERPFEETGTSSAPGSAQRREAWSYNYDEIDPSVIDELPPEIQQELRAWLRPHKRHNVVKRGSSIADYFLPTRNA, encoded by the exons ATGCAG gTGGTTTCTATTCTATCAAGGAAGGGTCGATGTGAGAGGGCTTCAATTGATGAAGTGTATCTTGACCTTACTGATGCAGCTGAAACCATGTTAGCTGAAGCTCCTCCAGAAAGCTTGGAAGCAATTGAGGAGGAAGCTCTCAAGTCACATGTTTTGGGTCTTGATAATGAG GACGGTATTGAAGCCAAAGAAAATGTGAGGAAATGGCTTTGCCAAAGAAATGCTGATCGCCGTGATAAGCTGCTAGCTTGTGGGGCTCTCATTGTTGCCGAACTAAGGCTGCTAGTGTTGAAGGAGACGGAATTTACTTGTTCAGCCGGCATTGCTCATAATAAG ATGCTTGCCAAACTTGCAAGTGGTATGAATAAACCTGCACAACAAACTGTGGTGCCGTTATCATCTGTGAAAGGATTGCTAGAAACCTTGCCAGTTAAGAAAAT GAAACAGCTTGGAGGAAAGCTGGGGAGTTGCTTACAAAACGATCTGGGTGTTAACACTGTTGGAGACTTATTGCAATTTTCAGAGGAAAAGCTACAAGAACGTTATGGAATCAATACTGG TACCTGGTTATGGAATATTGCAAGGGGGATAAGTGGGGAAGAAGTTGAGGGGCGCCTTCTCCCCAAGAGCCATGGTTCTGGGAAAACATTTCCTGGACCTCAGGCTTTGAAGACGATTTCATCC GTTCAACACTGGCTTAATGAACTATGTGAAGATCTGAGTGAACGTATTCAATTGGACTTGGATGAAAACAAAAGGATTGCTCATACACTAGTGCTGCATGCCACTGCATACAAG ACTAGTGATTCAGATTCACAGAAGAAGTTCCCTTCTAAGTCTTGTCCCCTAAGGTATGGGGCAGCCAAGATACAAGAGGATGCTCTTAGTCTCTTTCAAGCTGCATTACGTGAGTACTTGGGTTTGTTCACAGCTAAAATTCAAGGAACTCAAAACAACCAATGGGGAATAACATCCCTCTCTATTTCAGCAAGTAAAATTCTTCCTATACCATCA GGAACAGCTTCAATCACGAAATACTTTCATGGTTATCAGCCATCCTCATCCCGAAAGCAGTCACAGGATAATTTCATAGAAGAATCTTCTCCCCTGCCACCTTCAG GTAATGAGAATTGGGAGGTAAATGTGACTACACCACTCCCTTTTAAAGAAACTACCATTGAGTCTGCTGTGCCTAATTTGCATCATCTGGAAGAGAAAAAGGACTTTCTGAATGACCAG AATCCTTGTTGCTCTCCAAAAAATCAGGGAAATGATGAATTTACCCAAGGAAGTTTACCATCATCAATCTCAG GGAGTGAACTCTGCTCGGGAGCGAATCAAAGTCAAGTAGTGAAACATAATTCTCGTGATGAACCTTGCCTTAAAGCTGCAATGCTTGGTTTTAGACAGGAGCAAAAAAGGAAAGCAGTGAAAGACAAG GGAACATCTTCAATATTGAAATTCTTCAAGAACGAAGATCCAGCTCGTGTTCTCCAAAAGCTGGAACATGTTGAAAATACTGAAG GTGCTCAGTCTAGAAGTGACCATTCTCTGGATCACAATCAATCTCAGTTGCCAAGGGAAAGGCCTTTCGAAGAAACTGGGACTTCTAGTGCACCTGGTTCAGCTCAAAGAAGGGAAGCATGGAGTTACAATTATGACGAGATTGACCCCTCTGTCATCGATGAGTTACCACCAGAGATTCAACAAGAACTACGTGCTTGGCTCAGGCCACACAAGCGGCATAATGTAGTGAAACGCGGTTCTAGTATCGCTGATTATTTCCTACCCACAAGGAATGCATAG
- the LOC126789515 gene encoding cationic amino acid transporter 5: MGSEGEVGEEVQPRTYWRWSKQDFLPEESFQNWSAYRTALSQTHHRFKDRLISRSNDANETGELRKQSENDMKRCLTWWDLIWFGFGSVIGAGIFVLTGQETHDHAGPAIVLSYVASGISAMLSVFCYTEFSVEIPVAGGSFAYLRIELGDFVAFITAGNILLESVVGSAAVGRAWTSYFTSLLNRPSNSLRFHTNLTEGYNLLDPIAVVVLALAATITMISTRKTSYLNWIASAVNNVVILFVLIAGFSHAKLSNMKPFMPFGPRGVFQAAAIVYFAYGGFDSIATMAEETKNPSRDIPIGLLGSMSIITVIYCLMALALPMMQKYTEIDTGAAYSMAFQSVGMTWAKYLVALGALKGMTTVLLVGTLGQARYITHIARAHMIPPWFALVHPKTGTPINATLLIAVSSSCIAFFSSLDVLTGLLSVSTLFIFMMMAVALLVRRYYVTDVTPKPHLLKLVVYLVIIISSSIGTSVYWGLNPNGWVGYVVTIPLWFFATLAMSVFLPQQRSPKVWGVPLVPWLPSLSIATNIFLMGSLSSSAFIRFGICTVVMLMYYALFGVHATYDMAHKKGMPELPEPLKVIIATPERRQNLEITPENQ, from the coding sequence ATGGGTTCTGAGGGAGAAGTTGGTGAAGAGGTCCAGCCAAGAACTTACTGGAGGTGGAGCAAACAAGATTTCCTACCAGAAGAGTCATTTCAAAACTGGAGTGCATATCGAACTGCCTTGTCACAAACGCACCACAGGTTCAAGGATCGACTCATAAGCAGATCAAATGATGCAAATGAGACCGGGGAGCTCCGGAAACAAAGTGAGAATGACATGAAACGTTGCCTCACCTGGTGGGATCTCATCTGGTTTGGTTTCGGTTCAGTCATTGGTGCCGGCATCTTTGTGCTTACCGGGCAAGAAACGCATGACCATGCTGGACCAGCAATTGTCTTGTCCTATGTTGCGTCAGGTATCTCAGCTATGCTCTCTGTCTTCTGCTACACTGAATTTTCAGTTGAAATCCCAGTGGCTGGTGGATCTTTTGCTTACCTGCGGATTGAGTTGGGAGACTTTGTAGCATTCATAACAGCAGGAAACATACTTCTTGAGAGTGTGGTAGGAAGTGCAGCAGTTGGCAGAGCATGGACTTCTTACTTCACATCGCTCTTGAATCGTCCCTCCAACTCATTACGTTTCCATACAAATCTCACTGAAGGCTACAATCTCCTGGACCCAATAGCTGTTGTTGTTCTGGCTTTGGCTGCTACAATTACAATGATCAGCACAAGGAAAACCTCTTATTTGAATTGGATAGCATCCGCAGTCAATAATGTGGTAATATTGTTCGTACTGATTGCAGGGTTTTCCCATGCTAAGCTCTCAAATATGAAACCTTTTATGCCTTTTGGGCCTAGAGGGGTCTTTCAAGCAGCTGCGATTGTTTACTTTGCTTACGGAGGATTTGACAGTATCGCCACCATGGCTgaagaaaccaaaaacccaTCCAGAGACATACCAATTGGATTGCTCGGATCAATGTCAATCATAACTGTCATATACTGTTTAATGGCACTTGCACTGCCTATGATGCAGAAATACACAGAAATAGACACAGGTGCAGCATACTCTATGGCATTTCAAAGTGTGGGCATGACATGGGCCAAGTACCTGGTAGCTCTTGGTGCTCTCAAGGGAATGACGACTGTTCTTCTGGTGGGAACACTTGGACAGGCTCGCTATATCACTCATATAGCACGAGCCCACATGATTCCCCCATGGTTTGCCCTTGTCCATCCAAAGACAGGAACTCCCATAAATGCTACACTCTTGATAGCTGTTTCAAGTTCCTGCATTGCTTTCTTTTCAAGCTTGGACGTCTTGACAGGCCTGTTGTCAGTGAGCACACTCTTTATCTTCATGATGATGGCCGTTGCACTTCTAGTTCGGAGATACTATGTGACAGATGTCACCCCAAAACCACATCTCTTGAAGCTAGTTGTTTACTTGGTGATCATTATTTCTTCCTCAATAGGGACTTCAGTTTACTGGGGATTAAATCCCAATGGATGGGTTGGCTATGTTGTGACAATCCCACTTTGGTTCTTTGCGACTTTGGCAATGTCAGTATTTTTACCTCAACAGAGGTCACCAAAAGTCTGGGGGGTTCCACTGGTTCCTTGGCTGCCATCCTTGTCTATCGCCACAAATATTTTTCTTATGGGATCTTTGAGTTCTTCTGCTTTTATAAGGTTTGGAATATGCACCGTCGTCATGCTTATGTACTATGCTCTCTTTGGCGTTCATGCAACCTATGATATGGCCCATAAGAAAGGTATGCCAGAATTGCCTGAACCCCTGAAAGTTATCATAGCAACACCAGAGAGAAGGCAGAACCTTGAAATCACCCCTGAAAATCAATGA